Proteins from a single region of Nocardiopsis dassonvillei subsp. dassonvillei DSM 43111:
- the treZ gene encoding malto-oligosyltrehalose trehalohydrolase: protein MSEAQTTPTTSDALAAPAVAGVGVRGDFAVWAPHRERVRLRLYGTAEHGGTGERDVAMRPDDDGWWRVRVEDAGPGTEYAYLLDDDPQPLPDPRSLHQPHGVHGPSRVHDHAAFAWTDADWTGRPLAGAVVYELHVGTFTPQGTLAAVADHLDHLADLGVTHVELMPVNAFDGTHGWGYDGVLWAAVHDPYGGPDALKALVDACHRRGLAVLLDVVYNHLGPSGAYMPRFGPYFRGENAWGPSLNLDGPDSDPVRRTVLDNALDWLRHYHLDGLRLDAVHALRDDRATPLLAELAEEVDALATALNRPLSLVAESDRNDPRTVLPREAGGLGMTAQWSDDLHHALHVALTGETHGYYADFADPGALPAALTRAFWHAGTRSSFRGRTHGAPVDTARVPGSRFLAYLSTHDQIGNRARGDRMGEHLSPGLLACGAALVLCSPYTPMIFMGEEWGAATPWPFFASFTDPDLVRGVREGRRREFAALGWAEEEIPDPMDPATRDGAVLDWSEPGREPHGLVLDTYRALIALRRVEPELSDPRLDRSSVEVGGGGRLLVLARGSLRVVCNLDADGAEVELDAAPRELLLANGEPRTAGSTVTVPGECFAVLRV, encoded by the coding sequence GTGAGCGAAGCCCAGACCACCCCGACCACGTCCGACGCCCTCGCCGCCCCCGCCGTCGCGGGGGTCGGCGTCCGCGGCGACTTCGCCGTGTGGGCGCCCCACCGCGAACGCGTCCGCCTGCGCCTGTACGGCACCGCGGAGCACGGCGGCACGGGGGAGCGCGACGTCGCCATGCGGCCCGACGACGACGGCTGGTGGCGCGTCCGCGTCGAGGACGCCGGGCCCGGCACCGAGTACGCCTACCTCCTGGACGACGACCCCCAGCCCCTGCCCGACCCCCGCTCACTCCACCAGCCCCACGGCGTCCACGGCCCCAGCCGCGTCCACGACCACGCAGCCTTCGCCTGGACCGACGCCGACTGGACCGGGCGCCCCCTCGCGGGCGCCGTCGTCTACGAACTCCACGTGGGCACCTTCACCCCCCAGGGCACCCTCGCCGCCGTCGCCGACCACCTCGACCACCTGGCCGACCTCGGCGTCACCCACGTCGAACTCATGCCGGTCAACGCCTTCGACGGCACCCACGGCTGGGGCTACGACGGCGTCCTGTGGGCGGCTGTCCACGACCCCTACGGCGGCCCCGACGCCCTCAAGGCCCTCGTCGACGCCTGCCACCGCCGCGGCCTGGCCGTCCTGCTCGACGTGGTCTACAACCACCTCGGCCCCTCGGGCGCCTACATGCCCCGCTTCGGCCCCTACTTCCGCGGCGAGAACGCCTGGGGCCCCTCCCTCAACCTGGACGGCCCCGACTCCGACCCGGTCCGCCGCACGGTCCTGGACAACGCCCTGGACTGGCTGCGCCACTACCACCTGGACGGGCTGCGCCTGGACGCCGTGCACGCCCTGCGCGACGACCGCGCCACCCCGCTGCTGGCCGAACTCGCCGAGGAGGTGGACGCCCTCGCCACCGCCCTGAACCGGCCGCTGTCCCTGGTCGCCGAGTCCGACCGCAACGACCCCCGCACCGTCCTGCCCCGCGAGGCGGGCGGCCTGGGCATGACCGCCCAGTGGTCCGACGACCTCCACCACGCCCTGCACGTCGCCCTCACCGGGGAGACGCACGGCTACTACGCCGACTTCGCCGACCCGGGGGCGCTGCCCGCCGCGCTCACCCGAGCGTTCTGGCACGCGGGCACCCGCTCCAGCTTCCGCGGCCGCACCCACGGCGCGCCCGTGGACACCGCGCGCGTCCCCGGCAGCCGCTTCCTGGCCTACCTGAGCACCCACGACCAGATCGGCAACCGGGCCCGGGGCGACCGCATGGGCGAACACCTCTCCCCTGGCCTGCTCGCCTGCGGCGCCGCGCTGGTGCTGTGCTCCCCCTACACCCCCATGATCTTCATGGGGGAGGAGTGGGGGGCCGCCACGCCCTGGCCGTTCTTCGCCTCCTTCACCGACCCCGACCTGGTCAGGGGCGTGCGCGAGGGACGCCGCCGCGAGTTCGCCGCGCTGGGGTGGGCCGAGGAGGAGATCCCCGACCCCATGGACCCGGCCACCCGCGACGGCGCCGTCCTGGACTGGTCCGAGCCCGGACGCGAACCGCACGGGCTGGTCCTGGACACCTACCGGGCGCTCATCGCCCTGCGGCGCGTGGAACCGGAGCTGTCCGACCCGCGCCTGGACCGCTCCTCGGTCGAGGTGGGCGGCGGCGGACGCCTGCTCGTCCTGGCCCGGGGAAGCCTGCGCGTGGTGTGCAACCTGGACGCCGACGGCGCCGAGGTGGAGCTGGACGCGGCCCCGCGCGAACTCCTGCTCGCCAACGGCGAGCCCAGGACCGCGGGGTCCACCGTCACCGTGCCGGGGGAGTGCTTCGCCGTCCTGAGGGTGTAG
- a CDS encoding putative RNA methyltransferase, translating into MPAAVAAALACPSCGRGLDPGERGLSCGAGHSFNVAREGYASLLTGATPPGTGDSREMVADRLRFQEAGHHDPISAALAAALARELTAPAPLVADIGGGTGHHLTRVLEALPDAVGLTADASKFAARKAARAHERGGAVTADAWRGLPLRDGSADALLNVFAPRNAAEFHRVLRADGVLLVLVPAADHLAELRGPLGLLEVDPRKDERLADSLHGHFAPAGAEDLRFTMDLDHADAATVVGMGPSARHIDAGDLRARIAALPEPAAVTASVRLHLYRPLR; encoded by the coding sequence ATGCCCGCGGCCGTCGCGGCGGCCCTGGCCTGCCCCTCCTGCGGACGCGGGCTCGACCCGGGCGAGCGCGGGCTCTCCTGCGGCGCGGGGCACAGCTTCAACGTGGCCAGGGAGGGGTACGCGAGCCTGCTCACCGGGGCCACGCCGCCCGGGACCGGCGACAGCCGGGAGATGGTCGCCGACCGCCTCCGGTTCCAGGAGGCCGGGCACCACGACCCGATCTCCGCCGCGCTGGCCGCCGCCCTGGCCCGTGAGCTCACCGCGCCCGCCCCGCTGGTCGCCGACATCGGCGGCGGGACCGGGCACCACCTGACCCGGGTGCTGGAGGCCCTGCCCGACGCCGTGGGGCTGACCGCCGACGCCTCCAAGTTCGCCGCACGCAAGGCGGCCAGGGCGCACGAGCGCGGCGGCGCCGTGACCGCCGACGCCTGGCGGGGCCTGCCGCTGCGCGACGGCTCCGCGGACGCCCTGCTCAACGTGTTCGCGCCGCGCAACGCCGCCGAGTTCCACCGCGTCCTGCGCGCCGACGGGGTACTGCTGGTCCTCGTCCCCGCCGCCGACCACCTCGCCGAACTGCGCGGACCGCTGGGCCTGCTGGAGGTGGACCCGCGCAAGGACGAACGCCTCGCCGACTCGCTGCACGGCCACTTCGCCCCGGCCGGGGCCGAGGACCTGCGCTTCACCATGGACCTGGACCACGCCGACGCCGCGACCGTCGTCGGCATGGGGCCCAGCGCCCGCCACATCGACGCCGGGGACCTGCGCGCCCGCATCGCCGCCCTGCCCGAACCCGCGGCCGTCACGGCGTCGGTGCGCCTGCACCTCTACCGCCCGCTCCGCTGA